One Oculatellaceae cyanobacterium DNA segment encodes these proteins:
- a CDS encoding phosphatase PAP2 family protein: MPLLKKLLPLFTAIYCTTLSTTVKAETVDREVSRFVSGTGTVLYLGTGVVLPLLIDGKNGGQHSIRTLDSLGTSVLLCVGLKEVAQVKRPDSEERDSFPSCHATAAFAVATMQSHYHPESALLWYGGASAIALSRVNLNRHRVTEVLAGAALGYFTSRLELSQKRGLILFPLIKTDKNDTVVGLQVVGYF; encoded by the coding sequence ATGCCTTTGTTAAAAAAGTTACTTCCTTTATTTACTGCTATTTACTGCACTACTTTAAGTACAACAGTTAAAGCCGAAACTGTTGATCGAGAAGTTTCTCGTTTTGTATCTGGAACGGGAACTGTTCTTTATTTAGGAACTGGTGTGGTTTTACCTTTATTAATTGATGGTAAAAATGGAGGACAACACTCTATACGTACACTTGATTCTTTAGGGACAAGTGTTTTACTATGCGTTGGATTAAAAGAAGTAGCGCAGGTAAAGCGCCCCGACTCTGAGGAAAGAGATAGTTTTCCTAGTTGTCACGCCACAGCAGCTTTTGCGGTTGCAACTATGCAAAGTCATTATCACCCTGAATCTGCTTTACTGTGGTATGGCGGAGCATCTGCGATCGCACTTTCCCGTGTTAATCTTAATCGACATCGTGTGACTGAGGTTTTGGCGGGTGCAGCTTTGGGATACTTCACATCTCGCTTGGAATTGAGCCAAAAACGCGGTTTGATTTTGTTTCCTTTAATTAAAACAGATAAAAATGATACAGTTGTGGGACTACAAGTAGTTGGCTATTTTTAA